The sequence ATGGTAAGTCTACTTTGTTAGGCTGCGCTCTGCTAGGCAGTGAGGAGATCCCGAGTTTTGAGTGGGTGTTCACACAATGGCTGGAGTGCATGGGAACGGCACCGAAGGGCATCATCACAGACCAATGTAAGTCTATGTTTGGTGCAATTAAGAAGGTCATGCCCAATACACGACACCAGTGGTGCATATGGCATATAACAAAAAAGATACACAACAAGCTTGGAGGTTATTCTAGGTTCAAAGAGTTGAATGCTGAGTTGAATCACATTATATGGAACTCTAAGTCGGTTGAGGATTTCGAGGATCATTGGGCTGAGTTCATTGATGACTTCAACTTACATCACAACAGATGGCTATCAGGTTTATGTCTTTTTAGGGAAATCATGTGCCGGTAGTGCTTAGATGTtgttgtgttcttgtattctgttatGAAAAAACGTTCTTATGCATGGTTTTGTTTTTGGTGCGTTTGTTTCTTTTTTAGATCTATTTGAGGACCGACACATGTGGGTGCCTATCTTTTTCAAGGGTCAATTCTGGGCTCCCATGAGGAGTATGCAGAGGAGTGAGGGGATGCATTCATTCTTTGGTGGATACTTAAATTGTAAGACTAGTTTGGTCCAGTTTGTCCACGAGTTTGACAATGTCCTAGGAACGAAGGAGCAGAAGGAATTGGAGGACGATGCTGCATACTCTAGAGGTCTAATCCCATGTTCAACTAGATCAGTCATCGAGAGACGATTTCAAAAAGAGTATACTAACGAGATGTTTAGGGATGTCCAAACGGAGTTTGGCAAGAAGGCTGATTGCACTATTCGTGCCGTGGATGAACAGGGTGACTCAGCTTGGGTAAAGGTGGAAGAGGAAATACTAGTCTAACAGACAACCCGTTATGTTACGTTTGACGTCCATTTTGACCGTTCGACTCACGAGGTTCGATGTGATTGCAACTTGTTTGAGAGTGCAGGTATATTATGTTGCCACTGTCTTGTAGTACTTTCATCTTACAAAGTTAATGAGGTTCCTTCCTGCTATGTTTTACCTCGTTGGAGAAAGAACATAAAGCGCAAGCACACCTACATTAAGAGTAGCCACGATGTTAGACGTTCAGATGAAAGCCACAACATATTCAGAGGGTTGTGTGCACATTTCTACAACGTTGCGCAGGAATTCGTGGATTGTGATGATGAGGCAGACATGCTGTATAATGTTCTAGATGATGCAAGGGCCAAGCTAGTAGATTACCATGGCAGGATGCGAAATAACATCGTCCCTACTGCACACAATAGCATCGCCACAGACCCTTCAACCGTTTTCGGCACAGAGGACATTCAGGCCCCATCAAAGTAACCGCTAAGGGTCGTCCAAAAGGCAAAAGGCTAGGATATGAGTTggataaatcaataaaaaaatccaTGTAGAGAAAGCGGAAGAGTTTACGCAACGTATGTATAACAATTTAATTTAAACTTCACTTTTACAACGGTTTTTATTATCTCGATAGTGAGTTGCTTTTGATTGAGCTTGTTTGTTTCAGGATAATTGTGTAGAATCTACTGCAAATCAAGATTCGGAGGCTTCCGCTCAGCAGATTGCTATGCAAGGACTTGGTGGATTCATGTCGCTGTTAAACTCCTTCGACAATACCTAGATTGTTTATGATACAGCATCTATTATGTTATATTAGAGGTCCCTTTTGTTAGGTCTTACAACTCAATATGTATgtttcatggatattttctttGTTTGGGTTGTCTATGCTAAGAAAATTATGAAATTGGTATTTCGATGGGATTTTATGTGCTTACAGCTTTGAGTGGCATGTCCAGGATGTTCGCTTTACTATGGTTATTGATGGTTATTTTTCTGGTGTTTGGATGGTTACTTCTAATCAGATTAGCAATTTGTCTTTGATTATTTAAATGTCATATAATATGGGCTCCCATGACAATATCTAACATCAGCTCACGTCTCATTGACAGAAGCATTTCCTATGTAGTGTTTAAAAATATCAGCACGTTGTTTAATGTTTCAAATTAACATGAGATGGTAAAAACAACCAAAACATAGACCGACATGTTAACTTACATCATTCCATTCAGCTATGTTACAATCTTCATTCCATGTCTCCATGAATTTGATGGCTTAGATACCACAATCCCAACTAGATAATCAAGTAAAACCAATGCCATCAATAAAATGGTTATGCTAAACCCACTTGCGAAGTAATCATTTATTGGGTTTGTTGGTTTGAACTACTTACCCGTTTGGTTGCATGGAAACTTTGGCATAGGCACACATTGGGCCGTTTGGACTCCGGTCATATGTTGGGATGGCCACCTTAGCCATGACTTCAATTAGCCGTCCCTGAAAATCACTCAGCAATCTCTCATCAGCATATGTTTTAAGTGGTTCATGTATTCATGAATAATGCAAGAATGTAAATGAGCATTAATTGAAAGCAATGTAAATGAGCATTaattgaaagcaattaataagGAAAGGGAATAAGAGAATAAGGGAAGATCATTGGGGTACAGAGATATTGATTTCTTTTTATCAAATAGTTTTCCATCTCAACTTCAATCATACAATCACTGATCTCTTGGCAAATTATAAGTGATTAAATTCCAatgtcttggtaattcaatctctcttaacttgatcaattgccaattccttgatctaattgctcataagaagagatgaagattggtCTCTGATTTAGAGCCACACAATTTCATGAATCAAGCTATGGGTTGATTATATTTCATATATCAATCCCAAAACCCAGAATCATCAAATTGGGAGAAAGAACTTCTAGCTTAATTCCTATGATCCCTCTCTCAAGTTTTCATAGGATTCAAATGAGATTCAAACTATCTTTCAATAGATTTTAATCCTTGGAGTGAAGAACGAAGATTCTTTCGAAAGAAACAAATGAAAGATGAATTGAAAATGAAGAATAAATcacaattgatccattaaattcAATAGAGCTCCTTCCCCAATGAAAAGGGAATTAGCCACTTATGGCTTTTAAAATGTGAAAGGTAAGAATAGGAGAAAAGTAGGAGAGAAACCCCCTTGTAGTGTCCCCTTCATCCTTTATTTATAGCCTATTCtaaatgaaaaatcaaattaaattcaaCTAAATTGAGATTGATTCCATTGGCTTGATCCATTTGGAAGTTTGGAGAATTGAGGAATGAATAAGGAAATTGAAGCCTATGAGATTGGATGTGGAGCAAAGTGCAATGCCAAACTTTTTCATCAAAGGATGGCCCATTTTGGCCTCTGCTGTGCCACGCCAAGTGAGGGGCGTGGGACGCCTGCAACGTTACTTCAACATGGCCCAAATTATGCTTTGTTTTGCTTTAGCGTGGGATGTCACAGAACTGGCGTGGGACGTGAAACTAGGGTCATGCATATGCATGCCTTTGCTGATTTCAccacttgtgcgtatgcatgggGAATGCGTACGCATGATTTCGCTATTTTAACAATTGTGCGTATGCATGGGGCATCTGTACGCACAAATGTCGTTGGACGCCATGATCATCACGTTGGACGGCAAAGCTTCTAGATTaatcttttgagtttgaaaaaaGTGTATCCTAAGCTTTTAAAGCGTGTCCTTTCTTCCAAAGTGCGTCATTGGCTTCCtcctttcttcttttaatttctatttcatTTCCTACACTTATCAAAGCACAAAACAACTCTAAAGAGCATTGATCAAAGCACCAATAATCTTAATTAAAGCAAAGAAAAATCTCTATCTTGAATTTAAGGAAAGAAATGCTAAGAACATATATTAAAAGCATGAAAttcctaataaaaataataagtcaCTACCACTATTTAaagaaataataactaaaaactaataaagatgCGCATGCATCAATCCCTTTAACTAACGATTCAAACAAGTTCACTTTTGTAGGATCATCCAttcaagaagaagagaaagaaaaaatcaGCCAATTTCTTCAACAAAATGCCGACCTCTTTGTTTGGACTTCTGCTGACATGCCCAGTATTGATCCTTCTGTAATATCTCATAAGCTGGCAATTAACTCCTCAATCCGACCTATAGCATAGAAAAAAGTAACCTTGGATTGGAAAAGAAAGAAGCATCCTTGGAGAAGACCAAAAAGTTCATTGGTGCCAATTTCATCCGAGAAATCAAGTTCACAACATGGTTAGCTAATGTTGTCATGGTAAAGAAACATAATGGTAAATGGTgcatgtgcgtcgacttcacTGATTTAAACAAAGCATGTCCTAAAGATGCATATCCTTTACTATCCATTGATACTTTAGTTGATAATTCATTTGGCTTTGGCactttaagttttatggatgcatattctagATATAACCAGATCCTCATGCATCCATCAGACCAAGACAAAACTGCTTTCATAACTGAATACGGTAATTTTAGCTATAAAGTTATGACTTTTGGCCTTAAAAATGCAAGGACTACTTATCACCGGCTTATGCACAAAATGTTTGCCAAGCAAATTGGTCAGAACATcaaagtttatgttgatgacatggttGCGAAAACCAAAATCGGAAATCTCACGTGGACGACCTTGTCAAGATTTTTTGCACAAATTTGAAAGTACAATATGAGATTAAACCCCGAGAAATGTGCATTTGGTGTCCAAGGAGGAAAATTAggttttgaatttcaattttaattttcaattagtttcaaagttagtttagtttagttttctaatcttagtgaatttaggttgattaagttaggttagattcaatacaCATTAGGTTTTAAATTGTCGAAGTGTTTGAAATTGTCTAATTGTGCTAATTGCTGTGTTGATAACAGTTTTACTGAGAAATTGCTGTTGAGATTGtttgataatttgatatttgTAGACATGTCGACAAGTAGAGGTGCTGCGGATTAGGCTGCTGGTCGTGGTCATAGCCATGGTTGGAGTAGAGGGAGGGTTTCTTCTGATACCCACGGGACTTCTGGCTCATCTTCCTCCACTCCGACCACCCCGGTGATGCCGCAGGTTGCGAGTTTAGCGGACCAACCGTTCATCATGGTCCATAATCCCAACTACGTGCCTCCGTGTATGACGTCGCCTCTTACAACTCAGCAGCCAGCATCCACGTCGATGCCGCCTCTAACGACGAATGCCGCAGCCCTAGAGACCAGCAATGGCAATGAGCCAGTAGCTGATGCCCCCATCACCACCTCCCATCGTACGGTTGAAGGTTTGGCCTGATGGCAACACAGGGTAAGTATCAAGTTGAGTCTCATGTATTTCTTATTTATGGTTATCGCTGAAAGTGCCTAAAAATTGATTTTAGTTTAGTAGATTTAGGTTTGAATGATGGTTAGTAtttttaagtttcaatgattaTAGTTAACTTTGTTGCTAAAAGTTTTTGATAATTGATTCTTGTCTAgtagatttaggttgatttggttgcCTGTTTAGTGTTTCTTATTTCAATGATTATGGTTATTGCTGaaagtttttgaaattttattccTATTTAGTAGATTTTGGTTGATTtggatggttggcttgtgtttttAAGTTTCAATAATTATGATTAACTTTATTACTGGAAGttcttgaaaattgattcttgCTTAGTGAATTTGGGTTGATTTAGTTAACTAGTTAGTGTTTTTAAGTTTTAATGATTATGATTAACTTTGTTGCTGAAAGTTCCTGCTAATTGATTCCTGTCTAGTAGATTTATGTTGATTCTTGTTTGTGGGTTGTTAGGTTTGAGCCGAACAACAACGCGTGTACTCAGAAGATGACCAATGTCATCAAGATGATGTATGACCATCCTTGGCCCAGCTACACGAAGATCCCCATTGAGATCAAGGAGCGATGATTTCAGAAATGGgtagtaattaatatttttttttatgttcaaaCCTTTTTAACTAGTTTATATCTTCTCTCTTGcttaactaattttaaagttttcTTCTTGTAGCTGCACTTTAGGTGGGACACTGAGTACGACCTTACCATCACGAAGATGTTTCGACCATAGAATGGGTTGAGGGCTCCAGCAGATGCTGGATGATGTTCGTCAAAGACGGACCACCAGACACAGTGGCTCTGACAAGACATAAAGAAGGCTTTGTATGTTCATTAGGAGACCGATGAGGGGTTCCGGCATCAACGTCTCACCAACAAAACTAATAGGGTCTCGCccaggtcgtccaagtatacTAGCAGTTTagcgaccttcatgaagacgaaTGCCAGGCTGGTATGTAAATTgactttaattttgttaataactTAGTTATATTCATCTTCGTACCAATACTAGGCATCCTAATCATATTGTTTCAATGCAACATGTGTAGTCAAAGTCGTTGGATCGCGAGGCGATGTTGTGGAGATGTTCAAAAGTATGCCCACACGCTGAAGGAGAACAAAGAGTCATTTGCTGATCAGCGGTCTCAGGACTATTTTGTGAGCAAATATACATCTGATTATC is a genomic window of Arachis ipaensis cultivar K30076 chromosome B06, Araip1.1, whole genome shotgun sequence containing:
- the LOC107647398 gene encoding protein FAR1-RELATED SEQUENCE 5-like, whose amino-acid sequence is MEHNSVEPSCLVPDSFTGDSFDGESEQLDKLQDHSCLADDEILRVGMRFEHLKLAQDFYATYAKKVGFISKIRATNLDRMTKQPINQSIHCNREGFRGSPVKAPIRKNTMVGVGCRARIYAKFDRKKHDWVLLKVELNHSHPCSTKKAVHYHENRELTMHAKCIIEVNDEAGIRPNKTFLALANEVGGPSNLGFSEKDVRNYISSRLRSTSVNADVKEMLNYFMQMKELNPNYFYAVNINEDNKFTSAVWVDARHGLPFAAFIGVNHHGKSTLLGCALLGSEEIPSFEWVFTQWLECMGTAPKGIITDQCKSMFGAIKKVMPNTRHQWCIWHITKKIHNKLGGYSRFKELNAELNHIIWNSKSVEDFEDHWAEFIDDFNLHHNRWLSDLFEDRHMWVPIFFKGQFWAPMRSMQRSEGMHSFFGGYLNCKTSLVQFVHEFDNVLGTKEQKELEDDAAYSRGLIPCSTRSVIERRFQKEYTNEMFRDVQTEFGKKADCTIRAVDEQVLSSYKVNEVPSCYVLPRWRKNIKRKHTYIKSSHDVRRSDESHNIFRGLCAHFYNVAQEFVDCDDEADMLYNVLDDARAKLVDYHGRMRNNIVPTAHNSIATDPSTVFGTEDIQDNCVESTANQDSEASAQQIAMQGLGGFMSLLNSFDNT